Proteins encoded in a region of the Sphingopyxis sp. OAS728 genome:
- the mtgA gene encoding monofunctional biosynthetic peptidoglycan transglycosylase gives MATPPRAKKRKLPWYLRPFKWLLWFIIASVLWVLIYAVVPPPVTFTMLTDSSGITKDWESLSNIDRNMVAAAIAAEDGKFCTHDGFDRDAIEQAIERNAKGKRMRGGSTISQQTAKNVFLWQGSGWTRYVRKVPEVWFTFLIEKIWGKRRIMEVYLNVAETGIGTYGVEAGAQRYFKHGASKLTPAEAGRIAAILPLPKKREAISPSGFTRRYGNTIRARIGVVKRDGLDSCIYK, from the coding sequence ATGGCAACTCCTCCCCGCGCAAAGAAGCGCAAGCTCCCCTGGTATTTGCGGCCATTCAAATGGCTGCTGTGGTTCATCATCGCCTCGGTGCTGTGGGTGCTGATCTACGCCGTCGTGCCCCCGCCGGTGACCTTCACCATGCTGACCGACAGCAGCGGGATCACCAAGGATTGGGAAAGCCTGTCGAACATCGACCGCAACATGGTCGCCGCCGCGATCGCGGCCGAGGACGGCAAATTCTGTACCCATGACGGATTCGACCGCGACGCGATCGAACAGGCGATCGAGCGCAACGCCAAGGGCAAGCGTATGCGCGGCGGATCGACAATCAGCCAGCAGACCGCGAAAAACGTCTTCCTGTGGCAGGGCAGCGGCTGGACGCGCTATGTCCGCAAGGTGCCCGAAGTCTGGTTCACCTTCCTGATCGAGAAGATCTGGGGCAAGCGGCGGATCATGGAGGTTTACCTCAATGTCGCCGAAACCGGCATCGGCACCTACGGCGTCGAGGCCGGCGCGCAGCGCTATTTCAAGCATGGCGCCAGCAAGCTCACGCCGGCCGAAGCGGGACGCATCGCCGCGATCCTGCCGCTCCCCAAGAAACGCGAAGCGATCAGCCCCTCGGGCTTCACCCGCCGTTACGGCAACACGATCCGCGCGCGCATCGGCGTTGTGAAGCGCGACGGGCTGGATTCCTGCATTTACAAGTAA
- a CDS encoding RluA family pseudouridine synthase: MQGDDDILTVALDNSAAGLRLDRALAEALPSLSRERLKTLIKGGRVVDASGNILWDPSAKASAPATIEVRLPVATPAHNVAQDMDLVIAYEDEHLIVVDKPAGMVVHPAAGNLDGTMVNALLHHCAGQLSGIGGVARPGIVHRIDKDTSGLIVAAKHDKAHEGLAKQFAAHSIDRRYLAIATGRPMPANGTVDAALGRSSTNRKKMAVVAEGRGKHAITHYRTIEPLKGATLVECRLETGRTHQVRVHMAHIGHPLVGDPVYGRQRKPLSDILRARNFVRQALHAAHLGFIHPVTGNDIALDSELPGDMRELIDELRV, translated from the coding sequence ATGCAGGGGGACGACGACATTTTGACCGTAGCGCTGGACAATAGCGCGGCCGGGCTGCGGCTCGACCGGGCCTTGGCCGAGGCGCTCCCCAGCCTGTCGCGCGAGCGGTTGAAGACCCTCATCAAGGGCGGCCGCGTCGTCGACGCGAGCGGCAATATCCTTTGGGATCCGTCGGCCAAGGCGTCCGCACCCGCGACGATCGAAGTCCGCCTGCCCGTTGCCACGCCTGCGCATAATGTCGCGCAGGATATGGATCTGGTCATCGCCTACGAAGACGAGCATCTGATCGTCGTCGACAAGCCGGCGGGCATGGTCGTCCATCCCGCCGCGGGCAATCTCGACGGAACGATGGTCAACGCCTTGCTTCACCATTGCGCGGGTCAATTGTCGGGGATCGGCGGCGTGGCGCGGCCGGGGATCGTCCACCGCATCGACAAGGACACGAGCGGGCTGATCGTCGCCGCGAAGCACGACAAGGCGCACGAAGGCCTTGCCAAGCAGTTCGCCGCGCACAGCATCGACCGCCGCTATCTCGCGATCGCGACCGGGCGGCCGATGCCCGCAAACGGCACGGTCGATGCGGCGCTCGGCCGCTCGAGCACCAACCGCAAGAAGATGGCGGTGGTTGCCGAAGGGCGCGGCAAGCATGCGATCACGCACTACCGCACGATCGAGCCGTTGAAGGGCGCGACTTTGGTCGAATGCCGGCTCGAAACCGGCCGCACGCATCAGGTGCGCGTCCATATGGCGCATATAGGCCATCCGCTGGTCGGTGACCCCGTTTACGGACGCCAACGTAAACCTTTGTCTGATATCCTTCGGGCCCGGAATTTCGTACGTCAGGCGTTGCACGCCGCCCATTTGGGTTTTATTCATCCGGTGACCGGTAACGACATCGCGCTCGACAGCGAACTCCCAGGCGACATGCGGGAACTGATCGATGAATTGCGCGTTTAG
- a CDS encoding polyphosphate kinase 2 family protein translates to MSIALSDYETGAKYDGDYSDTIAALEDRLERLQAAHIIHGQRSIIMFEGWDAAGKGGIIQRLTASLDPRYFEVWPIAAPNEEERARHFLWRFWKRLPGNREISIFDRSWYGRVLVERVEGFATEAEWRKGYDEINEFEAQLTGSRTNLVKLFIHITQDEQDARFAARLDDPWKRWKTGTEDYRNRSKRKDYLAAMEEMFEQTNTRWAPWKVIDGNNKKAARIAALTHIAETLEAAVPMTPTERDPAVVKLASKAFGYKPKD, encoded by the coding sequence ATGAGCATCGCCCTTTCCGATTATGAAACCGGCGCCAAATATGATGGCGACTATTCCGACACCATCGCGGCGCTCGAGGATCGGCTCGAACGATTGCAGGCCGCGCATATCATCCACGGCCAGCGCAGCATCATCATGTTCGAGGGCTGGGATGCAGCGGGCAAAGGCGGGATCATCCAGCGGCTGACCGCCTCGCTCGACCCCCGCTATTTCGAGGTGTGGCCGATTGCGGCGCCGAACGAGGAGGAAAGGGCGCGCCATTTCCTCTGGCGCTTCTGGAAGCGCTTGCCCGGCAACCGCGAGATATCGATCTTTGACCGCAGCTGGTACGGCCGCGTGCTGGTCGAGCGCGTCGAGGGGTTTGCGACCGAAGCCGAGTGGCGCAAGGGCTATGACGAGATCAACGAGTTCGAGGCGCAGCTGACCGGGAGCCGGACGAACCTCGTCAAGCTGTTCATCCACATCACGCAGGACGAGCAGGACGCGCGCTTCGCTGCGCGTCTCGACGACCCGTGGAAGCGGTGGAAGACGGGAACCGAGGATTATCGCAACCGGTCGAAGCGCAAGGACTATCTCGCCGCGATGGAAGAGATGTTCGAACAGACGAACACGCGTTGGGCGCCGTGGAAGGTGATCGACGGCAACAACAAGAAGGCGGCGCGCATCGCGGCGCTGACGCATATCGCCGAAACGCTCGAGGCGGCGGTGCCGATGACGCCGACGGAACGCGACCCTGCGGTGGTCAAGCTGGCGAGCAAGGCGTTCGGCTACAAGCCGAAGGATTGA
- a CDS encoding alpha/beta fold hydrolase — MSEPREHRQETPEGDICWFEWGERGQGPSLLLLHATGFHARLWDRVVEALPAGTHVIAPDHRGHGRSFRPATLANWAATSDALLPLLDGLGGHPIVGCGHSMGAYVLTRLASQRPGAFRHLVLIDPVIMDPGFYEGEAGPIPDPADHPVARRRNSWASAEEMRARFADRPPYANWDPRVLADYCTHGLIPAVDGDGLELACPPALEASVYQNALRTSPHEWLHYLTVPSTVIRAPTGERGGPLDFSLSPTWTGLGAAIGAERDELWAEHSHFIPMEDPARVAALLAAHL, encoded by the coding sequence ATGAGCGAACCCCGGGAGCACCGGCAGGAAACGCCGGAGGGCGATATCTGTTGGTTCGAATGGGGAGAGCGGGGGCAGGGGCCTTCGCTGCTGCTGCTTCACGCGACGGGCTTTCACGCCCGGCTTTGGGATCGGGTCGTCGAAGCGCTACCCGCCGGCACGCATGTCATCGCGCCCGACCATCGCGGCCATGGGCGGAGCTTCCGCCCCGCGACGCTGGCTAATTGGGCGGCGACCTCCGATGCGCTGCTGCCGCTGCTCGACGGGCTGGGCGGCCACCCGATCGTCGGCTGCGGGCACAGCATGGGCGCTTATGTGCTGACGCGGCTCGCGTCGCAGCGGCCGGGTGCTTTCCGGCATCTGGTGCTGATCGACCCGGTAATCATGGACCCGGGGTTCTACGAGGGCGAGGCCGGTCCGATCCCAGATCCTGCGGATCATCCCGTCGCGAGGCGCCGCAATAGCTGGGCCAGCGCCGAAGAGATGCGTGCGCGTTTCGCCGACCGGCCACCTTATGCGAACTGGGATCCGCGCGTGCTTGCCGACTATTGTACCCATGGCCTGATCCCGGCGGTCGACGGCGACGGGCTGGAGCTCGCCTGTCCGCCGGCACTCGAGGCGTCGGTGTACCAGAATGCGCTGCGTACCAGTCCGCATGAGTGGCTGCATTATCTCACCGTGCCTTCGACAGTGATCCGCGCCCCGACCGGCGAGCGCGGCGGCCCGCTCGATTTTTCGTTGAGCCCGACGTGGACCGGGCTTGGTGCCGCGATCGGTGCCGAACGCGACGAGCTGTGGGCCGAGCACAGCCATTTCATCCCGATGGAAGATCCGGCGCGCGTCGCCGCGCTGCTCGCCGCGCATCTCTGA
- the rpoH gene encoding RNA polymerase sigma factor RpoH → MANKSNVPATVPALGGEASLNRYLAEIRKFPLLTPEQEYMLAKRFQEHGDNEAAAQLVTSHLRLVAKIAMGYRGYGLPVSELISEGNIGLMQGVKKFDPERGFRLATYAMWWIRASIQEFILRSWSLVKMGTTAAQKKLFFNLRRMKNNLAAFEDGDLSPEHLTKIATDLGVTEEEVVSMNRRMSMGGDTSLNVPMGEDGDSQWQDLLGDEGPLQDERVAEAQERDVRHSLLNEALESLNERERHILTERRLTDDPKTLEDLSQVYDVSRERVRQIEVRAFEKLQKAMLKLAGDRRLVGA, encoded by the coding sequence ATGGCTAACAAAAGCAATGTTCCGGCAACGGTGCCCGCGCTCGGCGGTGAGGCGAGCCTGAACCGCTACCTGGCCGAAATCCGCAAATTCCCCCTGCTCACCCCCGAGCAGGAATATATGCTCGCCAAGCGATTCCAGGAGCATGGCGACAATGAAGCTGCGGCGCAGCTCGTCACCTCGCACCTCCGTCTCGTCGCCAAGATCGCGATGGGCTATCGCGGCTATGGCCTGCCCGTCAGCGAGCTGATCAGCGAAGGCAATATCGGCCTGATGCAGGGCGTGAAGAAGTTCGACCCCGAACGCGGCTTCCGCCTCGCCACCTATGCGATGTGGTGGATCCGCGCCTCGATCCAGGAATTCATCCTGCGCTCGTGGAGCCTTGTGAAGATGGGCACCACCGCGGCGCAGAAAAAGCTGTTCTTCAACCTTCGCCGGATGAAGAACAATCTCGCGGCGTTCGAGGACGGCGACCTGTCGCCCGAACATCTGACCAAGATCGCGACCGACCTCGGTGTGACCGAGGAAGAAGTCGTCAGCATGAACCGCCGCATGTCGATGGGCGGCGACACCTCGCTCAACGTCCCGATGGGCGAAGATGGCGACAGCCAGTGGCAGGATCTGCTCGGCGACGAAGGTCCGCTGCAGGACGAGCGCGTCGCCGAAGCGCAGGAACGCGATGTGCGCCACTCGCTGCTTAATGAGGCGCTGGAATCGCTCAACGAGCGCGAACGCCACATCCTGACCGAGCGCCGCCTGACCGACGATCCCAAGACGCTCGAGGACCTGAGCCAGGTTTACGACGTCAGCCGCGAACGCGTCCGCCAGATCGAGGTGCGCGCGTTCGAAAAGCTGCAAAAGGCGATGCTGAAGCTCGCGGGCGACCGCCGCTTGGTCGGCGCCTGA
- a CDS encoding SMI1/KNR4 family protein — protein MTDENPTEKMLAMLSRWSGGQSLNDNRKVRLICHQPQNGAYAYLHRLYAGLSREEITEIEDIVGQPIPPRLFNFYRATNGARLFEGQVSVSGFVKNFSRDPAREIPISIEQDNYVFGAMRPEWHGQGYFRVGSISVLRQDEIICGPDDQLAVLHGQTGEALRHYEDIFDCVESFTREMAQFWTLDGDFIGDLEVIDQLLLGVGGTA, from the coding sequence ATGACTGATGAGAACCCCACCGAAAAGATGCTGGCAATGCTTTCCCGCTGGTCCGGTGGCCAGTCGCTAAACGATAATAGAAAAGTGCGGCTGATATGCCATCAGCCACAAAATGGCGCCTACGCCTATTTGCACCGCTTATATGCCGGATTGAGCAGGGAAGAGATTACCGAAATAGAGGATATTGTCGGTCAACCTATTCCTCCTCGGCTGTTTAATTTTTACCGGGCAACCAATGGCGCTCGGCTCTTTGAAGGGCAAGTTAGCGTTAGTGGATTTGTAAAAAACTTTAGTCGTGACCCCGCTAGAGAAATTCCGATCAGCATTGAGCAAGATAATTACGTTTTTGGGGCAATGCGCCCGGAATGGCATGGACAGGGATATTTTCGGGTAGGTAGCATCTCTGTTCTTCGTCAGGACGAAATCATATGCGGGCCTGACGATCAACTTGCCGTCCTCCACGGACAGACTGGCGAGGCGCTGCGCCATTACGAGGACATTTTCGATTGCGTGGAGAGCTTCACTCGAGAGATGGCCCAGTTCTGGACACTCGATGGCGACTTCATTGGCGATTTGGAAGTCATCGACCAGTTACTGCTTGGAGTCGGGGGAACCGCCTAA
- a CDS encoding J domain-containing protein: protein MSRAKRSDDWGFPRWRPYGSSRETQKVRLCDRHGCTNPGNCPAPKSPNSPERWYFCETHAAEYNRGWDYFAGLSAEDAAARAAEEAQGARSYARAQHYAWGGSGDGSRSADEMRALEVLDLEPDADFEATKKAWRNLAKECHPDVKPGDAEAAKRFAAGQAAFEVLKQAEERKSWKPA from the coding sequence ATGAGCCGCGCCAAGAGATCCGATGACTGGGGTTTTCCCCGCTGGCGCCCCTATGGTTCGTCGCGCGAGACGCAGAAGGTGCGGCTTTGCGACCGCCACGGCTGCACCAACCCGGGAAACTGCCCCGCGCCGAAATCGCCGAACAGCCCCGAACGATGGTATTTCTGCGAGACGCACGCCGCCGAATATAATCGCGGCTGGGACTATTTCGCTGGCCTTTCCGCCGAAGATGCCGCTGCGCGTGCTGCGGAAGAGGCGCAGGGCGCCCGCAGCTATGCCCGTGCGCAGCATTATGCCTGGGGCGGATCGGGCGACGGCAGCCGCAGCGCCGACGAAATGCGCGCGCTTGAGGTGCTGGACCTCGAGCCCGACGCCGATTTCGAGGCGACGAAAAAGGCCTGGCGCAACCTCGCCAAGGAATGCCACCCCGACGTCAAGCCGGGCGATGCCGAGGCCGCCAAGCGCTTTGCGGCGGGGCAGGCGGCGTTCGAGGTGCTGAAGCAGGCCGAAGAGCGGAAGAGTTGGAAGCCGGCTTAG
- a CDS encoding histidine phosphotransferase family protein, with the protein MSDDRVDFASMLASRLCHDLLSPVGAFANGLELLADEKDPAMRERCFELLEQSARTSANKLKFFRLAFGSAGGFGELVPADEAKSAIQGIIGDRAIELNWMIGTDPLPKPAVKIILNLSLLLVDALVRGGRLDVGCEKQGADKDGGIEIALHVEAERIFLDADVERILAEGEGASPMTSRTAPAVLVQAVARQNEGTVMLARETPTSLLVGAVLRGRG; encoded by the coding sequence ATGTCCGACGATCGCGTCGATTTCGCCTCGATGCTGGCCTCGCGCCTGTGTCACGACCTGCTGAGCCCTGTCGGGGCCTTCGCCAACGGGCTCGAACTGCTCGCCGACGAAAAAGACCCGGCGATGCGTGAGCGTTGCTTCGAACTGCTTGAGCAGAGCGCGCGGACTTCGGCAAACAAGCTGAAGTTCTTCCGCCTCGCTTTCGGTTCGGCCGGCGGGTTCGGTGAGCTTGTGCCAGCCGACGAAGCGAAGTCGGCGATCCAGGGCATCATCGGTGACCGTGCGATCGAACTTAACTGGATGATCGGGACCGACCCGCTGCCCAAGCCCGCGGTGAAGATCATCCTCAACCTGTCGCTGCTGCTCGTCGATGCGCTCGTGCGTGGCGGGCGGCTCGATGTCGGCTGCGAAAAGCAGGGTGCCGACAAGGATGGGGGCATCGAGATCGCGCTGCATGTCGAGGCCGAACGCATCTTCCTCGACGCCGACGTCGAGCGCATCCTTGCCGAAGGCGAAGGCGCGAGCCCGATGACGTCGCGCACCGCGCCCGCGGTGCTGGTGCAAGCGGTGGCGCGGCAGAATGAGGGGACGGTGATGCTGGCGCGCGAAACGCCGACGTCGTTGCTGGTTGGAGCCGTCCTCCGCGGCCGCGGGTAA